TTTATTTGATAGCAATTTAAGCTACCAAAATTCAGGTGCCCAAATCGAAGGTGCCACAACCAAGACTTATCTTTGTAGCATACTTGAAGACACTTCAGCCACATCAGTTTGcacaatttaataaaaacattATATTCTTGGACATTGGCACTTGGGCGATCAAATTATTTTTGCATCTCTTATTGAAAAGGCTTATCACCTTCATATGAATATTATAACCTTTCTCTAAGAGTTGTCCAAGactcaaaatattatttttcatattggGCACGTAATATACGTTAGAAATAAAATCACGAGCTCCATGCTTCAGACGAATTAGTATTTTGCCTTTCCCTTTAACTGGAATTTTagattcatcaccaaaggaGACGTTACCACTTACTGATTCATCAAGCTCCACGAACATGCTTCTGTTCCCGCACATATGATTGCTCGCTCCTGTGTCGAGGTACCACGTATCATCTTTTCTCCCAGCTTCTCCTTTATAAGCTAAAAGGACacaaccattttcttcattcgtATTCTCCATGTAATTAGCCTTCTCTTCAACTTTTGATTTTGCATCTCTGCACTCGGAAGCATAGTGCCCATATCTATGACAATTGTAACACTTTATTGAAGATTTATCGTACCTCGACTGTGGGGAACTCCTTCCTCGTCCCTTATTTGGGAACTCCTTTCTTTCTTCATTGTTCGAAAAATATCCTCGTCCACGTCCACGAGCATATCCTCGGCCACGACCGCGCTCTTGTCTTTGTCCGCGGCCTCTTCCTTGTCGACCACCACCACTGCCCGaactttcttctttctcctttGGGCTCACTTGCAACTTTAAAAGT
The nucleotide sequence above comes from Salvia splendens isolate huo1 unplaced genomic scaffold, SspV2 ctg263, whole genome shotgun sequence. Encoded proteins:
- the LOC121789516 gene encoding uncharacterized protein LOC121789516 — its product is MSIDHLLGSLQAYEEKQKKKQEIVEQLLKLQVSPKEKEESSGSGGGRQGRGRGQRQERGRGRGYARGRGRGYFSNNEERKEFPNKGRGRSSPQSRYDKSSIKCYNCHRYGHYASECRDAKSKVEEKANYMENTNEENGCVLLAYKGEAGRKDDTWYLDTGASNHMCGNRSMFVELDESVSGNVSFGDESKIPVKGKGKILIRLKHGARDFISNVYYVPNMKNNILSLGQLLEKGYNIHMKCLQVCYKDKSWLWHLRFGHLNFGSLNCYQIKKWYEDYLPSSIPINSVKDAYLGSTSEKPFPKESSSRAQKPLELIHVDVCGPIKPAPSKTMISRDVEFDEEGVWDFGSDNDITSIPPFGDPRIDEQIRKEQQEQTTPPASPATSVEGSPPSFLNERATQRSTKFG